From the genome of Nicotiana tabacum cultivar K326 chromosome 2, ASM71507v2, whole genome shotgun sequence:
CAGCAATACAAAATGGCTTTAGCGGCAATAATAATAGCCGCTAGATCTTTTACCGGCCATTAGTCTTTTGCAGTTGAAACCGGGGTCGGCAAAGCCTTTAGCGGCTTTTCTCGCAAAAGCTGGTAAACGGTATATTTTATTGCCACTAAAAATTATTATCTTTAACTGCAATTATTTGCGGCAATTATAATGGCTACTAAATCCAATCCAAAACGGCTAATTATACTTCTTTAGCGTTCATTATTATAGCCGCTACATTCAAAATAATTGCCGCTAAAAATTTGCATCTTTAAGGGCAATTATTTATGGCAATTATAATGGCTACTAAATCCAATCCAAACAGCTAATTATACTTCTTTAGCATCTATTTTTATAGCcgctaaattaaaaataattgtcACTAAAAGTTCACATCTTTAATGGCAATTATTTTGTGGCAATTAAAATGTCCATAGTATCCCTTTAGAAAACATCTTAGTTTGCCCTTTTAGCTTCCATTATAATGGCTAATATGTTTAACTAAATTGCCGCTAAAAGTCAATATCTTTAACAACAATTGTTTTACATCAATTATAAATAGTTTAGCCACAATTAATAATAATTACTACATTCGTACATAATATGactcaaataataaaatatattaatattaattcAAAAAAACATAATATATCTCATTAATCTTAACAAACAAAAGGAAGTACTAATCAAAAATATTAATATCACAGTaacttaaaacataaaaatatattatttagaCTAAATAGTTAATGTCATTATATTACTAATCCAGACGAATGATGGTCTTCAAATGATTTCCGcaactttttatcattttgaaaTCTTTCACCTGCTAAATTATCCAACATCAGACGGTATGacctaaaattataaaataattgtGTCAAAAGATAAAGTATAATGTGTAAAAATAACTTGAAGATTCCATAACTGTTAGAGTAGCCAACTCCCTCACCTAACATCTATAAGCAAaaacaactaagctaaaatatgAACATTTCAATCAAATTGATTAGAACAAACAgggaaaaagggaaaataaagtAAACTTAAAGCGACTGTCAGCAGGGTTATTTATCAGATGTCCTCCACTATGCAGTCTCTCATCAAATTAAGGTTATTTATCAGATGTCCTCCACTATGCAGTCTCTCATCAAATTAAGGAAGCCAGGTATTCAGAACATCCCTCATAGGTGGCCAGATTTATTTAACATGATGGAacaatattgtcacgacccaaaaattccaccacatgcgtcgtgatgggAAAAAACATGGAAACAAGGTACTGGTTGGGGGCACTAGGGAGTCCTTCTACTATAAGGTCATTCAATCAAAGGCCTGGTATAAGACTGGTGCACAGCTGGTAGCCAAACCTAGTTCAAACACTTGGAGATTTcattttccaactcaaaacagTCCACACTTTACTAAGATACTGCAGTGGTGCAAATTAAGAAATAAACTGCTGAAGAATTAAGAAGACTGAACTCAGCTGATCAAACTTTTGTTCTGAACCCAAACTTCAACAACTACCTACTGAAACTTAGTAAAACCAGTTTTATTCTTCAATCCAACAATCTTCTTAGCAGCAGATAGTCGAACCAACACTCAATTCAAACCAGAATTCAATCAAGAAGCTCGACTCAACTCACTGATTCAATTCAATGAATACATCGAGATCACCAGCACTCAAAGATGAATTAAGGGAGCAGGAAGTAATGCTCAATGAAGCTGAATAGATAGTAAGCTTGAGAGAATGTAATGCTCAACTAACAGGTTTAAATGCAGCGTTCAAAGAACTTGCACGTGCCAACCATCTAACATTTTGACACTGCAGTTACATCAGACAATTAAGATGACACTCGGTCCCTAACATTTGGCAGGAAAAATACAATTTTGTATGCACAAGCTAGAAGCATAAACCAAGACAATTCCAATTAAGAAAGCAATTTACAACAAAACATAGTCTAGTTGTGATTCACTTGAATTATTAGCCCAAGTACCTGATGCTAGGCGTAGCATCATCATTTGTCAGAGAAGGGGAGATGCAGAAATAGTTACTgaccaaatgaactcaatgcatgGTTACAACCATATCTCAATGCAAACAGATTCATTAATGATGAAGAAGGTGATTGATGGTACATGGGATGCACCTTGGTCAGTAAATGCATAGGTGGAGGAGAACAAGGAGATCATGAGGTGTTGTCATAGCAATATAACACATATAATGCGAGAAGGCAACAAATTGGCGGACTATTTAGCTAACTATGCACTGGCTAATTGGAATTGTGAGGCTAATAGTTTTGCGCAACTGGAGGTACAAGGGAAAAGGATGGTCAATAGTGATAAGTTACAATGCCCCTATTTACGGATAAGGGTGGAAGAAATAGTTTGGATGGGAATTATCAGAACTTGGAGAATGAAGAAAGGATGAGGAAGCTATTGTCTTCATATTCAAGTCCTACTGGAGGAGAATATGGAGACACTTGTTTTACTTAACGATGTTTTCATTTTTGTAGGAAAAGATATTGTTTTCAACCCCTATGTTTTAATAGAGATTCAATGTGTGCTACTAGATTGTGTGATCATTCCATTGAAAGGAATTTAAACATAGGCACAAGCATGGATCGTGTGGATTACATCAAGCAGTTATGGGTTATCACTGGTGGAAACAATGCTACAATGGTGTGGGATCATCAAGAGTCATGCAGCAGTAAAATTAAAATGCAGTGACATGGCAATTTATCGAATGCATTTTCAGAATATTCAGAATAACTTAACGATGCAGCACAACTGGAAGGAAGATATGAACAAATCAAGCTTGGAATCAAGGTTTGAAAGGGAGAAACTGAAACTGGACAGCCTTGCCTTGGCCCTcacacataggaatgaaatgctgaAGATCCAATACTCTAATGTGTTGAATATCATGGTACAAACAACAGGCATTTCATCCACAACAGGTGCATCACAAGATTTGAAACGCAAGAGATGGCTGCCCAGAATTTTAAGCGTGGAAATCTCACGAGGTACTGGACTTTGGATCCAAAAGATGGGTATAATGGGTGGAGTGAGGAGCAAGAACGCAATGCATTTCATTAATTCAATATCCTGGGTTTGGCCTCATGTAAAAACTTCATCGATTTGCAACTGGAGGTCACACGAATTTTGGAGCAAACAGTGCAAGGCCAACTATGCGCAAAAGTGCAGGACATAGAACTAAAAacctatcaaaaaagaaaaacttaaatGGCACATAACTAATATATTTAAATTTGTCTGctactttctttccttgtttacAAGAAGGAAACTCCTAGGCAGGCTATAATCGAAATATTCAATACATGCTAGTGTGTCTTGTACTTCTAAATATTCTCACAACCTTTGCGACATCAACAACAGTGGGAGAAATATAAAAAGCAAGAAGCATCCAAGGTAAGTCTAAATAcaaaaacaaattaataaaaatcGAAGGAGGAAAACTCAAACAATAGCGACGAAGGACAAAGATGAGTAGTACCATGAGAAGGTTGAGCATTTTCAGCAACACTAGGTATATTTGATGTTTGTGGTACTCATTCATGTCCACTATTGACATCAGGGATCtaataaatattaatatattaGATAACAATACTTTTACATAattagaattttatttaaaatgtcTAAAGCTTATGAAATGGAGTTACTTGTTCACCTGAGGTGCCATTGCTACTTTAAGGCATAGATGCATCAGGAGCATATTTGCGCATGAGTTGTCTCATTTGGAGTAATTCTGATTGTATCATCTCCTGATTTTGTTTCATCatattcatttcttcattttgtttcTCCTTTAACTTGATTATCTTTTGTTCTAACCTTTGTATAACCTCATTAGAAGAATCACCTGCAATAATATTTCCTAAGGAAGACCTACTACCCCATAGAAGAGAAGGAGTTGGACCAAGTCCTAAACCACGAACATACCGACTTTTTTCATTTCCCAACACCTGAGAATACACATTGCCTTCCCAAGCAACACTACGAGGAGGCTGCTTAGTAGATCTCTCACTATTGCTCATCCTTTCATTTATCATTTTCTAACCATAGAATACACAATAAATCAATTTTGGAACTCATGAGCAGGAAAAAATGCACATTGTTTGATGGAGTCATCAAaccaacaaaataaaagaaagaataaatCTTACGATTGTCTTGACAAAATCATCATCCAGTGGCCAACCATCCTTACGTTTTTTATGAGTTAATAAGAAAATTTCTGCTCGTGTAGGCTCAATCCCATTTACAGCCTAATACAATAAAAATGATATCAGATATGCGTGACAAAAAAAGGTTTAAAATATTATAGTTTGTAATTTTCACAAGTTTACCTACGCATTCATCAAGGTAACAATACTTTTGGATCCTCCTATGTGAGGCATCGTTTGCTTGGGTACGTCTCTGTCATTGAAATATTAAAACTTTATCTtataaatcataaataaaattgaGCATAACTAAAATAAAAACGCTATGAAAATGAGCAGACTAGGAGAATTTTGAAAGTTCATACCATAGCTTTATCAGAAAGCTAATAAGATACAAGACCACTCCATTGATCCCTTGGTATGCGACTTGGTCTATTTTTCAGTAATGCGTCTTTAGTCTTATATTTTGGCGTATATTCACCCTTTAACTCGCACTTGTAATCTTTCCATTTCTTTCCTAGTGACTTTAAGACCCACACTTCTTCACGTTTTGGGATAGAGAACTTCTTCTGAAAAAATAAAAGCCAATATTTAGAAGATAACATCATGTATAAATAGCATgttcacaaaataataataataataataataataataataataactttcCATACCCTCACAAAATCcactaattttttctttttctctttgtcaAAATTTCTCCAATCATCTACATGTAGAGGTTAGCTCTTGAGTTCTGGCAATAATTCCTACAAAGCTAGCAAGCTTTCGACCCTCTTTCCCAATAGCTTGGTTACGATTATTAAACGGCACATCAATTATCTTCCCCGGCAGAAGTTTTCAAATATCTTTTAGTAAAGTAGGCCCAAGAACCTTTTTTGCTTCAGAATTACCTAGAATGAAAAAAATTCGAATAATGTGGTGACTTCAAGAATTCTAACTCCAGATACTTTAACATTACGTTGTTGAAAGAGACTACCAAAGCAGGAGTATTACTATAAATATCACAACAATATCAAGGAATTACAATAAAGTGCTCATATTGGAGCTGAAGTTAAGGCTGTAGGAAATCAAGAATCATCACATGAAAGAAAGCAGGCACATGATCCTAATAATGAAGTTGTGTTAGTTTCACAATTTGCAGCACAACCAGAAGATGCAGACACAACTAACAGAACGTTACTCCTTTACATGTAGTGTGTGAGCCTATCCTTTGCATGAGAGTTGGCCCTTTTACCCAACAAAGTAGTCCACAACTAACAAAGTTTTTAACTAACAAAGCTCGTAACTAACAGAAGGTTCACTAAGGCCAAAGTAGTACACTGAAGCATTAGCAACTGTTTTAGTTAAGAACAAACTCAGCCAAATTTACACATACTAGCAAATGAAAGCTATCATCTAATGTTATACATAATCAGATTGCAATACTATAGAAGCATTACCTAAATCTTCATCATGTTTAATCTCAGTGCCACCATCAGCACTATTCAACTCATTAGATTGACCATCACGTGCTTGGGCATCAGAGTGGTTCTGACTATCCATCAACTGCTCAATATATGGCTGGGCTCTAGAATAGTTTTGACCATCTATCAAGTGCTCAATATAAGGTCtcacatcttcatcttcatcttgtTCAACTACTAGTCGGTTGCGACATCTAGTTTGCATacttcttttttcaaaataaagaaactATCTAGCTGCATTAAGTTATACTAGTACCAGATTAACTCCAACCAATCAACAGGTCACACGCAATATAGGAGGAATCATCGTCCTCATCTCAAGCTATGAAAAATAAATGAATAGAAATTCGTGCATACAAACAAAGCCTTGCGACAAATATAGTTCAAGAGATAAAAGGAATTGATGCACCAGCAAAAACTATTGTCCAATTATAATAGCACCTTAGCATAATGCAGTACAAGGACTACAATTAGCAAAATATAACTAAAAGAAAGCACAAAAAATTCACTCAATTTAACCAAAAATCAACCAATACAAACATGGAAAATCCATAGCCGACTAACATGCATCTTCTATAAAATGGCTCAAATTGAAAGCAAAAAGTATATTTATTCAAATTTCTGCATTAAAAAAATACCTAGAAGTTCTCAAATAACATTTGCAATAAGAATACTCTATAAGTTCTAC
Proteins encoded in this window:
- the LOC107770122 gene encoding uncharacterized protein LOC107770122 codes for the protein MRRTQANDASHRRIQKYCYLDECAVNGIEPTRAEIFLLTHKKRKDGWPLDDDFVKTIKMINERMSNSERSTKQPPRSVAWEGNVYSQVLGNEKSRYVRGLGLGPTPSLLWGSRSSLGNIIAGDSSNEVIQRLEQKIIKLKEKQNEEMNMMKQNQEMIQSELLQMRQLMRKYAPDASMP